A region from the Ctenopharyngodon idella isolate HZGC_01 chromosome 13, HZGC01, whole genome shotgun sequence genome encodes:
- the si:ch73-52p7.1 gene encoding uncharacterized protein si:ch73-52p7.1 has product MILCSQMSFAVLYCILWLAAPAVLRSEFKVAYVTERSVYMCTCAQDLSFCEKMNSSECNNCKDQSSVLQRAESPVQKKRLTVWYTSPLNVALLLNNSEVRHLSLVQCKPSDDQPVPFEYFTVQRLETLTVTSPFWKPGQSYDVIIGKDRDAPYQEEARIAVIHTSVLTGKTEVKSYTVQTKVDRSGMMSFPEVFMSRITLSEMSRIFVTFLY; this is encoded by the coding sequence ATGATCCTCTGCAGTCAGATGAGTTTCGCAGTGCTGTACTGCATACTGTGGCTCGCCGCGCCTGCCGTCCTGCGCTCTGAATTCAAGGTGGCCTACGTGACCGAGCGCAGTGTGTACATGTGCACATGTGCGCAGGATCTAAGCTTCTGTGAGAAGATGAACTCCAGTGAATGCAACAACTGCAAGGACCAATCATCAGTGCTGCAGAGGGCCGAGAGCCCGGTTCAAAAAAAGCGTCTGACGGTGTGGTACACCTCGCCTCTTAATGTGGCCCTCCTGCTGAACAACTCTGAGGTGCGGCACCTGTCGCTGGTCCAGTGCAAGCCCTCTGATGACCAGCCCGTCCCGTTTGAATACTTCACAGTGCAGCGTTTGGAGACTCTAACGGTCACCTCCCCGTTCTGGAAGCCTGGACAGAgttatgacgtcatcataggcAAGGACAGGGACGCCCCGTATCAAGAGGAGGCGAGAATCGCTGTCATTCATACCTCTGTGTTGACGGGGAAAACAGAGGTGAAGTCGTACACCGTCCAAACCAAAGTGGATCGCAGTGGCATGATGTCCTTCCCAGAAGTTTTTATGTCTCGCATCACGCTTTCGGAAATGTCCAGGATATTTGTCACTTTTCTGTACTGA